The Thermoclostridium stercorarium subsp. stercorarium DSM 8532 genome contains a region encoding:
- a CDS encoding chemotaxis protein CheW, with translation MTEMSKAVKTENTQKDKYLTFLLGEETYAIEIKYVTEIIGIQPITQVPELPSYIKGIINLRGRIIPVMDVRLRFKKPPVEYNDRTCIIVIDIDRMTIGLIVDNVSEVLTISEENVVPPPEINKSVENGYIKAIGKAGSDVRLILDCEKLINEDDM, from the coding sequence ATGACTGAAATGAGTAAGGCAGTGAAAACGGAAAATACGCAAAAAGACAAATATCTTACTTTTCTGCTCGGTGAAGAAACATATGCGATAGAGATTAAATATGTTACTGAAATAATAGGGATTCAGCCGATTACTCAGGTTCCGGAACTGCCGTCATATATAAAAGGTATTATAAATCTCCGGGGAAGGATAATTCCTGTAATGGATGTCAGACTGAGATTTAAAAAACCTCCCGTGGAGTATAACGACAGAACGTGCATTATAGTTATAGATATTGATCGCATGACAATAGGCTTAATTGTGGATAACGTGTCCGAAGTCCTGACTATTTCAGAGGAAAATGTTGTTCCGCCGCCTGAAATAAACAAAAGCGTTGAAAACGGATACATAAAAGCAATAGGAAAAGCGGGAAGCGATGTAAGGCTGATTCTCGACTGTGAAAAGCTTATAAATGAAGATGACATGTAG
- a CDS encoding CHASE3 domain-containing protein — MHNKKTLKQSTIAFASGGIILFLSVMLTVFSLKVVKYYNKAAFTRERQLELIRLGNDLADASEFLTNEIREYVQTGDRTNYDNYLKEVNEVKTMENIINKLKELGVPEDELEYAKQAVRSSEALTEIEKKAMEAMTNKDYDKARELVFNDEYEEKAQSVKNAINSFLRKDEWQA, encoded by the coding sequence ATGCACAACAAAAAAACTCTTAAGCAATCTACAATTGCTTTTGCTTCAGGCGGAATAATATTGTTTTTGTCCGTTATGCTTACAGTTTTTTCATTAAAGGTGGTAAAGTATTATAATAAGGCGGCTTTTACCCGTGAAAGACAGTTGGAACTGATTCGGCTCGGAAATGATTTGGCTGATGCTTCTGAATTTCTGACAAATGAAATAAGAGAATATGTTCAAACCGGTGACAGGACAAATTATGATAATTACTTAAAAGAAGTGAATGAGGTAAAGACAATGGAGAATATCATTAACAAGCTGAAAGAACTCGGTGTGCCGGAAGACGAACTTGAATATGCCAAGCAGGCGGTAAGAAGTTCCGAGGCGTTGACGGAGATAGAAAAAAAAGCAATGGAGGCAATGACCAATAAAGATTACGACAAAGCCCGTGAACTGGTTTTTAATGACGAGTATGAGGAAAAGGCACAAAGCGTAAAAAACGCAATAAACTCATTTCTGCGAAAAGATGAATGGCAGGCTTGA
- a CDS encoding ISL3 family transposase, producing MSLNDCIINLLNLKDENIKFDDNFYSEETIDHVESKMFHGILSYTPDACYNCGHVMDNNIIKHGFKTSTIKIPKVSGFNAYLKLKKQRYYCKHCNSTFTLKTNIVNKNCYISNNTKVSIALSAKDKLSEKDIAKNHNVSHSTVNRVIDSFYQHYKPKFNYLPKHLCFDEFKSVKSADGAMSFIFCDADTGQIVDIVEDRRLHVLNNYFMKYSKAARNAVRTVVIDMYSPYISLIKSIFPKAKIIIDKFHIIQLFSRALNKTRIKIMNKDKKNYNKFKKYWKLLLKDTSSINYTTYNYHRSFKKPMREIDIINYLIDLDPELKATYELYHDIRYCIKHKDFSLLNRTLSNVNNLISDYMKTSVKTLQKYIGYIENSFIYDYTNGILEGINNKIKVIKRIAFGYRSFYHFRNRILITQNLATLKA from the coding sequence TTGTCTCTTAATGATTGTATAATAAATTTATTAAATTTAAAAGATGAAAATATAAAATTTGATGATAACTTTTATTCTGAAGAAACCATTGATCATGTTGAATCGAAGATGTTTCACGGTATCTTAAGCTATACCCCTGATGCTTGCTATAATTGTGGACATGTTATGGATAATAATATTATTAAACATGGCTTTAAAACATCTACTATCAAGATTCCTAAGGTATCTGGTTTTAATGCTTATTTAAAATTAAAGAAACAACGTTATTACTGTAAACATTGTAATTCTACCTTTACCCTTAAGACCAATATTGTTAATAAAAATTGCTATATCTCTAATAATACTAAAGTTTCTATAGCTCTTAGCGCTAAGGATAAACTATCTGAAAAGGATATTGCCAAGAATCATAATGTTTCTCACTCAACTGTAAATAGGGTGATTGATAGCTTCTATCAGCACTATAAACCTAAGTTTAACTATCTACCTAAACATTTATGCTTTGATGAATTTAAATCAGTTAAATCAGCTGATGGGGCAATGTCCTTCATATTTTGTGATGCAGACACTGGTCAAATTGTTGATATCGTTGAAGATAGAAGATTACATGTACTTAATAATTATTTTATGAAGTACTCTAAGGCAGCTAGAAATGCTGTAAGAACTGTAGTTATTGATATGTACAGTCCCTATATCTCATTAATTAAGTCTATATTCCCAAAAGCTAAAATTATTATTGATAAGTTTCATATAATTCAATTATTTAGCAGAGCTTTAAATAAAACAAGAATAAAAATTATGAACAAGGATAAGAAGAACTACAATAAATTTAAAAAGTATTGGAAGCTTCTCTTAAAAGATACATCATCAATTAACTATACTACGTACAATTATCATAGATCCTTTAAGAAGCCAATGAGAGAAATAGATATCATTAACTATTTAATTGACCTAGATCCAGAGCTTAAAGCAACTTATGAGTTATATCACGATATTAGATATTGTATTAAACACAAGGATTTCTCATTATTAAATAGAACTTTATCTAATGTAAATAACCTAATTTCCGACTATATGAAGACATCAGTTAAGACCCTACAGAAGTACATAGGTTACATAGAAAATTCATTTATATATGACTATACAAATGGTATCTTAGAAGGCATAAACAACAAAATTAAAGTTATTAAGCGAATAGCATTTGGTTATAGAAGCTTTTATCATTTTAGAAATAGGATACTCATTACACAAAACTTAGCAACATTAAAGGCTTAG
- a CDS encoding helix-turn-helix domain-containing protein yields the protein MDVYLTFGECLAAILKALDLKSNKLAKEINVDPSLIYKWIREERVPSYDTPYIELISNSVANKISNSFQKEAVINLLHSHGIEIKETVTTEELKNKIKLWLTEAQGYSIKLYKQAKIKRANTLFTASGIHGAVRYNDNNSRKYAGRLNMTNISLDESGHFGVTTDYIQVINGETEVINSALRLLKQARRKPNSDDKILITLNSEMNILLNNTDLKNKWLHILNDILGYGWTVIFLIGLNDNCQRTIKIVEYLQALLSCGNLYVFYHKVNDNILFLNELCIVPHIGALLCFSSKIGQQVDRAFWYHEKESIEILTSYFFQQLTFSKPLMKTYPSQKTIEFQQVLVEEEEFPGDRYVFKNGLSTITIPLDLYKKYLKFGNRTSQEISYREFLHKRRLESFEAQVRYYEYKDICFVESLEKLVRYKKYAPDEYYMLENRIPGNGDIVYHLENLINMLRKHENYEIAFVNKHDFNNLSNICWLVKGNSSVFIETLNKNGGVFENNPEKINNIITEKSIVNGFRDCFLKIWNHIPDENKNKRNTINFLQSLIEKCNTDDNVE from the coding sequence ATGGATGTATACCTGACATTTGGAGAATGTCTTGCTGCCATATTAAAAGCACTGGATTTAAAAAGCAATAAACTTGCCAAGGAGATCAATGTTGATCCCTCTTTGATATATAAGTGGATCAGAGAAGAAAGAGTACCTTCATATGACACCCCCTATATAGAGTTAATAAGTAATTCTGTTGCAAATAAGATAAGCAACAGCTTTCAGAAAGAAGCGGTAATTAACCTTCTCCACAGCCACGGTATAGAAATAAAAGAAACCGTAACCACTGAAGAGCTGAAAAACAAGATCAAGTTATGGCTGACGGAGGCCCAGGGTTATTCGATAAAACTTTATAAACAGGCAAAGATCAAAAGAGCAAATACTTTATTTACCGCATCCGGCATTCACGGGGCCGTAAGATACAATGACAATAATTCCAGAAAATATGCCGGCAGACTGAACATGACAAACATAAGCCTTGACGAAAGCGGTCATTTTGGCGTTACCACTGATTATATACAGGTTATTAACGGCGAAACCGAAGTTATAAACTCAGCGCTGAGATTGCTGAAACAGGCCCGCCGGAAACCTAATTCGGATGATAAAATATTAATTACGTTAAACAGCGAAATGAATATACTGCTAAACAATACCGACTTAAAAAACAAATGGTTACATATTCTTAACGATATATTGGGTTATGGGTGGACCGTTATTTTCCTAATTGGTCTTAATGACAACTGCCAAAGAACAATTAAAATTGTAGAGTATTTACAGGCTTTACTGTCATGCGGAAACCTTTATGTTTTTTATCATAAGGTTAACGATAACATCCTTTTTCTGAATGAATTATGCATCGTTCCGCACATAGGTGCATTACTGTGCTTTTCGTCGAAAATCGGTCAACAGGTGGACAGGGCATTCTGGTATCATGAAAAGGAAAGTATAGAGATATTGACTTCCTATTTTTTCCAGCAGTTGACTTTTTCAAAACCGCTTATGAAAACATATCCGTCGCAGAAAACAATAGAATTCCAGCAGGTGCTTGTTGAGGAAGAAGAATTTCCCGGTGACAGATATGTTTTTAAAAACGGCCTCAGTACTATTACCATACCACTGGATTTATATAAAAAATATCTGAAATTTGGCAACAGAACAAGCCAGGAAATATCATACAGAGAGTTTTTACATAAAAGAAGGCTTGAATCTTTTGAAGCACAGGTCAGGTACTATGAATATAAGGACATATGTTTTGTGGAATCACTGGAAAAGCTGGTAAGATATAAAAAATATGCACCTGACGAATATTACATGCTGGAAAACAGAATCCCGGGCAATGGCGACATTGTGTATCATTTGGAGAATTTAATCAACATGCTGAGGAAACATGAAAATTACGAAATCGCCTTTGTAAACAAACATGATTTTAATAATCTCTCCAATATCTGCTGGCTTGTAAAGGGTAATTCCAGTGTTTTTATAGAAACCTTAAATAAAAACGGAGGGGTATTTGAAAACAACCCGGAAAAAATAAATAATATAATAACGGAAAAAAGCATTGTTAACGGCTTTCGTGACTGCTTTTTAAAAATATGGAACCATATTCCTGATGAGAACAAAAATAAAAGAAACACAATCAATTTTCTTCAGTCCTTGATTGAAAAATGCAACACCGACGATAATGTTGAATAA
- a CDS encoding P-II family nitrogen regulator, which translates to MASVNGTSYDEQIAGIQAAVSKPASDVVSPDVAIPVVDKSRPGAKITRITVITNQEKFPKLQSDLDKIGITGLTVTNVLGYGMQKGYTEYYRGVPVKTRLLPKVKVDIVVCKIPTETVINTIKKSLYTGNVGDGKIFVYDVENVIKIRTGEEGYDALQDEDKE; encoded by the coding sequence ATGGCTTCGGTGAACGGAACTTCCTATGATGAACAGATTGCGGGTATTCAGGCCGCTGTGTCAAAACCTGCTTCAGATGTTGTATCGCCGGACGTTGCGATACCTGTGGTTGACAAATCTCGTCCCGGTGCGAAGATTACCAGAATTACCGTAATTACCAATCAGGAAAAATTCCCGAAACTGCAATCCGATTTGGACAAAATCGGCATCACCGGGCTTACCGTTACGAATGTCCTTGGTTACGGCATGCAGAAAGGGTACACCGAGTATTACCGCGGGGTACCGGTAAAGACACGGCTTCTTCCGAAAGTTAAGGTGGACATTGTGGTTTGCAAAATACCTACAGAAACCGTGATAAACACAATTAAAAAATCACTTTACACCGGCAATGTGGGCGACGGAAAAATATTTGTTTATGATGTTGAAAATGTCATAAAAATAAGAACGGGCGAAGAAGGATACGACGCACTTCAGGACGAGGATAAAGAATAA
- a CDS encoding methyl-accepting chemotaxis protein, with the protein MNGRLENEAAEINNKLNRYINWLMIFIILIFAFSSINIALLYIKIIKPVIRLKNVMLAMAEGDLTQNVDVPLNDSEIGQLAGAILKTKDNLNMLVADTKKLLNAAIEGKLDTRADISKHNGDFVKIIEGVNKILDTVYAPLKETEIVLGRMANNDFSCKMEGKYEGELSELSDSVNAVRDRLLSIEDVFVSVSNGDTSRLEELIKVGKRSENDNLVPAAVGMMQAIRDLIDEVNIITNECLNGNFKNARADSNKFRGGYKQVADGINNILDAIVEPCSEAVQVLGVMALNDFTVQMSNKYKGDFAVLANSINDVQKRLLNVQNVAVKISRGDISELNNLRKIGKRSENDNLIPALISMMETIQNLIDEIKILSNEAANGNLNVRGDAGKFRGEFVTIINGINDIINAAATPVKEIKDVMVLLADGIMGVTVKGNYKGDYKILADSVNITSTRLKNVINEISDILLRISENDLNIEKVKEYNGDFRLISDSLNTIIDSLNVTMREINIAADEVAAGAEHIAAASQNLSQASEEQASSIEEITSSITEIAAQVKQNADNAVQANNLSMVAKDNAVKGNELMKEMLKAMNDINESSAEISKIIKVIDDIAFQTNILALNAAVEAARAGQYGKGFAVVADEVRNLAQRSASAARETTALIENSIEKTRVGTKIANDTARALNEIVDSISMAAELVSQISSASGEQSVAVSQINQAIEQVSEVIQANSATAEESAAASQELSGQAETLRHMVGKFKLKDLKQLDSRNLDSLDPEIIHAIEEMIMKKTNKNELPESLNEAKRNGKGNTTVGQNDTLEREKEADALNRNDFDKY; encoded by the coding sequence ATGAATGGCAGGCTTGAAAATGAAGCCGCTGAAATAAACAATAAACTGAATAGATATATAAACTGGCTTATGATATTTATTATTTTGATTTTCGCATTTTCCTCAATTAATATTGCACTTCTTTACATAAAAATTATCAAGCCGGTTATACGGCTTAAAAATGTGATGCTGGCGATGGCAGAAGGCGATCTGACGCAAAATGTTGACGTACCTTTAAACGATTCAGAAATAGGCCAGTTGGCGGGAGCAATATTGAAAACAAAAGACAATCTGAATATGCTTGTTGCGGATACCAAAAAACTTTTAAATGCGGCGATTGAAGGAAAACTTGACACCAGAGCGGACATATCGAAACATAACGGTGATTTTGTTAAGATTATTGAAGGAGTTAATAAGATATTAGACACAGTGTATGCTCCGCTTAAAGAAACGGAAATTGTGCTCGGAAGAATGGCCAATAATGATTTTTCATGCAAAATGGAAGGTAAATACGAAGGAGAATTGTCAGAATTATCAGACTCAGTAAATGCCGTCCGTGACAGGCTGCTCAGCATAGAAGATGTATTTGTAAGCGTATCAAATGGTGATACAAGCCGACTTGAGGAATTGATTAAAGTCGGAAAACGCAGCGAAAATGACAACCTTGTTCCTGCTGCGGTTGGCATGATGCAGGCCATTCGTGATCTGATAGATGAAGTGAATATTATTACAAATGAATGTCTGAACGGTAATTTTAAAAATGCAAGAGCTGATTCAAACAAATTCAGAGGCGGGTATAAACAAGTCGCTGACGGTATAAACAATATACTTGACGCTATTGTTGAACCGTGCAGCGAAGCGGTTCAGGTATTGGGGGTTATGGCATTAAACGACTTTACTGTGCAAATGAGCAATAAATATAAGGGAGATTTTGCTGTGTTGGCCAACTCCATTAATGATGTTCAGAAGAGATTGCTGAATGTCCAAAATGTTGCGGTAAAGATTTCCCGGGGGGACATCAGTGAGCTTAATAACCTGCGTAAAATAGGCAAAAGATCTGAAAATGACAATCTTATACCTGCATTAATAAGTATGATGGAAACAATACAAAATTTGATAGATGAGATAAAAATACTTTCAAATGAGGCAGCGAACGGTAACTTGAATGTCAGAGGGGATGCCGGCAAGTTCCGGGGAGAATTCGTTACAATAATAAACGGCATAAATGATATTATCAATGCAGCAGCAACACCTGTAAAGGAAATTAAAGACGTAATGGTTCTGCTGGCGGACGGAATTATGGGAGTAACCGTTAAAGGAAATTACAAAGGTGATTATAAGATTCTTGCCGATTCGGTTAATATAACGTCTACCAGGCTGAAGAACGTGATTAATGAGATAAGCGATATACTGCTCAGGATTTCGGAGAATGATCTGAATATTGAAAAAGTTAAGGAATATAACGGAGACTTCAGGTTAATTTCTGATTCCTTAAACACAATAATTGATTCGTTGAACGTGACGATGAGAGAAATAAACATCGCAGCCGATGAAGTGGCTGCCGGCGCGGAACATATTGCGGCTGCAAGCCAGAATTTATCCCAGGCTTCTGAGGAACAGGCAAGCTCTATTGAAGAAATAACGTCTTCGATAACAGAAATTGCCGCACAGGTGAAACAGAATGCAGATAATGCCGTGCAGGCGAATAATCTAAGCATGGTGGCGAAAGACAATGCCGTTAAGGGTAACGAGCTTATGAAGGAAATGTTGAAGGCAATGAACGATATTAATGAATCTTCTGCGGAAATTTCAAAAATTATTAAAGTAATAGATGATATAGCTTTCCAGACAAACATTCTGGCGTTGAATGCGGCGGTTGAAGCGGCCCGGGCTGGACAATACGGCAAAGGCTTTGCCGTAGTGGCCGATGAGGTAAGAAATCTTGCACAAAGAAGCGCAAGCGCCGCGAGAGAAACCACGGCACTGATAGAAAATTCAATTGAAAAAACTCGCGTAGGTACTAAGATTGCAAATGATACGGCCCGGGCTCTGAATGAAATTGTCGACAGCATCAGCATGGCGGCCGAACTGGTTAGTCAGATTTCTTCCGCATCCGGCGAACAGTCCGTCGCCGTATCACAGATAAATCAGGCTATTGAACAGGTATCTGAAGTTATACAGGCCAACTCCGCAACGGCGGAAGAAAGTGCGGCTGCAAGTCAGGAATTGTCCGGGCAGGCTGAAACATTGCGCCATATGGTAGGCAAATTTAAGCTCAAGGATTTAAAGCAATTGGATTCACGTAATTTGGACAGCCTGGATCCTGAAATTATACATGCAATTGAAGAAATGATAATGAAAAAGACAAACAAAAATGAGTTACCCGAAAGTCTGAATGAGGCAAAACGCAACGGTAAGGGCAATACAACGGTCGGGCAAAATGATACATTGGAAAGGGAAAAAGAGGCTGACGCGCTCAACCGGAATGATTTTGACAAGTATTAA